The following proteins are co-located in the Thermus aquaticus genome:
- a CDS encoding sigma-70 domain-containing protein yields the protein MRAFAAGGFEALGRHYYALALKEAFGRFHLLGDEALDLAQEVAAHIDRTLKAWREGRRKLNLASKNLTFWVMVEVDRAVREYFYRTRGLGYVNSRLTARVRRAAEDLKADLGREPTPEEIAERLGVPLAVVEEALALAEAEEILSLDDTTEEGTRYEEFAGYDPHEKEREAAQAFLALAEAIEKHRLREKMGTREVELLDRFMAGETLEEEELESLAVALKQAMSKAAAA from the coding sequence ATGAGGGCGTTCGCGGCGGGGGGCTTCGAGGCGCTGGGGCGGCACTACTACGCCTTGGCGCTGAAGGAGGCCTTCGGCCGCTTCCACCTCCTTGGGGACGAGGCCCTGGACCTCGCCCAGGAGGTGGCCGCCCACATTGACCGCACTCTCAAGGCCTGGAGGGAGGGCAGGCGGAAGCTCAATCTCGCCTCCAAGAACCTGACCTTCTGGGTGATGGTGGAAGTGGACCGGGCTGTCCGGGAGTACTTCTACCGCACCCGGGGGTTGGGGTACGTGAACTCCCGACTCACCGCCCGCGTAAGGCGGGCGGCGGAGGACCTCAAGGCGGACCTTGGGCGTGAGCCTACGCCCGAGGAGATCGCCGAGAGGTTGGGGGTGCCCCTTGCGGTGGTGGAGGAGGCTTTGGCCCTGGCCGAGGCGGAGGAAATCCTCAGCCTCGACGACACCACCGAGGAAGGCACCCGGTACGAGGAGTTCGCGGGGTACGACCCCCACGAGAAGGAGCGGGAGGCGGCTCAGGCCTTCCTGGCCCTGGCGGAGGCGATTGAGAAGCATCGCCTCCGCGAAAAAATGGGGACCAGGGAGGTAGAGCTCCTGGACCGCTTCATGGCGGGGGAGACCCTCGAGGAGGAGGAGTTGGAGAGCCTTGCCGTAGCCCTCAAACAGGCCATGTCCAAGGCAGCGGCGGCTTAG